Below is a window of Synechococcus sp. RSCCF101 DNA.
GCCTACTCCGCCAACTTCCTCTACATGCTGACCGAGCGGGAGCCGGACCCGCTCGCCGCCCACATCCTCGACGTGTGCCTGATCCTTCACGCCGAGCACAGCCTCAACGCCAGCACCTTCAGCGCGCGGGTGACCGCCAGCACCCTCACCGACCCCTATGCCGTGGTGGCGTCGGCCGTGGGCACCCTGGCCGGTCCCCTGCACGGCGGCGCGAACGAGGACGTGCTCTCGATGCTGGAGGCGATCGGCACTCCCGATCGGGCCGAGGCCTTCCTGGATGAGGCGATCGCCCAGAAGCGCAAGGTGATGGGCTTCGGTCACCGGGAGTACAAGGTGAAGGACCCCCGGGCGGTGATCCTGCAGGGGCTGGCCGAGCGGCTCTTCGATGAGTTCGGTGCCGACGAGATGTACGACGTGGCCCGCAGGCTGGAGGAGGTGGCGGCGGTCCGGCTCGGCCCCAAGGGCATCTATCCGAACGTGGATTTCTATTCCGGCCTGGTGTACCGCAAGCTGGGCATTCCGAGGGATCTGTTCACGCCCCTCTTCGCCATCGCCCGTGTGGCCGGCTGGCTCGCCCACTGGCGGGAGCAGCTCGGCGCCAACCGCATCTACCGTCCGACCCAGATCTACACCGGCCGCTCCGGGCGCCACTGGCGGCCGCTGCATGATCGCTCCGCCGCTGCGGCCACCTAAGTTTTCCCCATCCACGACCTCCCCATGCCCGATCTCGCGGTGGTGAGCCCCGGCCTCGATCTGGAACTCGGTTTCACCGAAGTGCTCCAGGGCCTCGGTCTGAGCCCCGGAGCGGCCCACCTGCTCTGGCTGCCGCTTCCCATGCTGCTGGTGCTGGTGGCCGCTGTGGTGGGCGTGCTGGTCACCGTGTGGCTGGAGCGCAAGATCTCCGCCGCCGTGCAGCAGCGCATCGGTCCAGAATACGCCGGTGCGCTCGGGGTGCTTCAGCCGCTGGCCGACGGCCTCAAACTGCTCACCAAGGAGGATGTGATCCCCGCCAGGGCGGACAGCCTGCTGTTCACGCTCGGTCCGGTGCTGGTGGTGATCCCGGTGATCCTCTCCTGGCTGGTGGTGCCCTTCGGCCAGAACCTGCTGATCAGCAACGTGGGGCTGGGCATCTTCCTCTGGATCGCCCTCAGCAGCATCCAGCCAATCGGTCTGCTGATGAGTGGCTATGCCAGCAATAACAAATATTCGCTGCTCGGCGGGCTGCGGGCCGCGGCCCAGTCGATCAGCTACGAGATCCCCCTCGCTCTCTCGGTGCTGGCGGTGGTGATGATGAGCAACTCCCTCAGCACCGTCGACATCGTCGAGCAGCAGACCGGTGCCGGCATTCTGAGCTGGAACATCTGGCGCCAGCCCGTGGGCTTTCTGATCTTCTGGATCTGTGCCCTGGCCGAGTGCGAACGCCTGCCTTTCGATCTGCCGGAGGCGGAGGAGGAGCTGGTGGCGGGCTACCAGACCGAATACGCGGGCATGAAGTTCGCCCTCTTCTACCTGGGCAGCTACATCAACCTCGTGCTCTCCGCCCTTCTGGTGGTGGTGCTCTTCCTCGGCGGTTGGGGCTTCCCGGTGCCGGTCGAATGGCTGGCCTCGCTGCTCGGTCAGTCGGTCGATGCTCCCCTGGTGCAGGTGATCACCGGCTCCGTCGGCATCGTCATGACGGTGCTCAAGGCCTACCTGCTGGTCTTCCTCGCCATCCTGCTGCGCTGGACCGTGCCGAGGGTGCGCATCGACCAACTGCTGGACCTGGGCTGGAAATTCCTCCTGCCCATCTCCCTGGTCAATCTTCTGGTCACCGCCGCGCTCAAGCTGGCGTTCCCGGCCGTCTTCGGCGGCTGATCACGATCCGGGCCATCATTGGCCCCTCACGTTCCGTCCCAACCCACCCCATCCGATGTTCGGCTTCCTCAAGCAGGTCGGTGACTACACCCGCGACGCGGTTGACGCGGCCAAGGGGATCACCCAGGGCCTGGCGGTCACATTCGACCACCTCCAGCGCCGACCGGTCACGGTGCAGTACCCCTACGAGAAGCTCATCCCATCGGAGCGCTACCGGGGCCGCATCCACTACGAGTTCGACAAGTGCATCGCCTGCGAGGTGTGTGTGCGGGTCTGCCCCATCAACCTGCCGGTGGTGGACTGGGTGATGAACAAGGAGACCAAGAAGAAGGAGCTGCGCAACTACTCGATCGATTTCGGTGTGTGCATCTTCTGTGGCAACTGTGTGGAGTACTGCCCCACCAACTGCCTGTCGATGACTGAGGAATACGAGCTGGCGGCCTTCGACCGCCACAGCCTCAATTACGACAACGTCGCGCTCGGTCGTCTGCCGACGAGCGTCACCACCGATCCCTCCGTCCAGCCCCTGCGGGAGCTGGCCTACCTGCCCAAGGGAGAGATGGATCCCCACGGCGTGGCCGCGGATCGCCCCCGGGCCGGCCGCCTTCCCTCGGAGGTGCTCGCCGAGTCGGAGGCGGCCGCGTCCGGATCCGCGGGTTCCGGGTCTGCGGGAGAATCCCCGTCAGATTCCGCTGCACGTGAGGACGGGGCTGCATGAGCATCGCCACCACCACCCAGACCGTCTGCTTCCTCGCCCTCTCAGCGGCCCTCGTGCTCGGAGCTCTGGGCGTGGTGCTGCTGCCCAGCATCGTGTACTCCGCCTTCCTGCTGGGAGGGGTGTTTCTCTCGGTGGCCGGGCTCTACCTGCTCCTCAACGCCAGTTTCGTGGCCGCCGCCCAGGTGCTTGTTTACGTGGGCGCGGTCAACGTCCTGATCCTGTTCGCGATCATGCTCGTCAACAAGCGCGAGCCCATGCCCGATGTGAGCGGCCTGATCGTCAGGCGGCTGCTCTCGGGCGGTGTGTGTGCCGGTTTGTTTCTGCTGCTGCTGCGTGTCGCCGTCACCACCCCCTGGGTGACGCCGGGTCCTGTTCCCGTGGGTGAGGAGGCCACGCTGCGGATCGGGGAGCACCTCTTCACCGATTACCTGCTTCCCTTCGAACTGGCATCGGTCCTTCTCCTGATGGCCATGATCGGGGCCATCGTCCTGGCCCGCCGGGACGTGTTCAGCGAGGATGTGATCACCGGTCAGCCCGCCGATCAGGGCCTGATCGAAAAGGAGCGCACCCCCCTGCTGGTGGATCGTTCCGGCGTCTGATCCCTCCCCACGCCGACCCAGAGCACCTCCGTTCGCACGCTGCCGCCGATGCCGATCGATCTTCCCCTGCCGGTCATGAGCCTGGCGACGAGCCTGCAGAGCTACCTGGTTCTGGCGGCTGTGCTGTTCTGCATCGGGGTGTGGGGTCTGATCAACAGCCGCAATGCCGTGCGGGTGCTGATGAGCATCGAGTTGATGCTCAATGCCGTGAACATCAACCTCATGGCCTTCTCCAATTTCCTCGATGGCGATCTGATCCGCGGCCAGGTGTTCGCCATCTTCGTGATCACGGTTGCCGCCGCTGAGGCGGCTGTGGGGCTGGCGATCCTGCTGTCGCTCTACCGCAACCGCCAGACCGTGGACATGGAGCGCTTCAACCTCCTGCGCTGGTGAGCGCACCCCATGCGGCTTGACCACGTCTGGCTGATCCATCGGGACGGCAGTCGGGCCGCCCAGCATCAGGCCCGGGCCAGTGCCGAGGCCCTTCGCTCGTTGGGGGCCCATGTCGTGCTGGCCATGGCCGGTGCGTCCACCAACCCCTATCCGGGATTGCTGGCCTGCGAGGGCAGCCGCCCCGATCTGGCGGTGGTCTTCGGCGGGGACGGCTCGGTCCTGGGTGCGGCCCGACACCTGGCTCCGCTGCGCATCCCGATCCTGGCCTTCAACGTGGGCGGCCACCTGGGCTTTCTCGCCCACGACCGCACCATGCTCCGCGATGACCCGTCCGCCGAGGGTGAGGGGGAGGGCTCGACCCTCTGGGAGCGGCTGCTTCAGGACCGCTACGCCGTGGAGCGGCGCATGATGCTCCAGGCCACCGTGGAGGGGGGCGATGGGCCGCACCTGGCCCTGAATGATCTCTATCTGCGCGCCTATCTGGAGAACACCTCGCCCACCTGCGAACTGGAACTGGAGATCGATGGTGAGGTGGTGGACCACTACCGGGGCGATGGCCTGATCATGGCCAGCCCCACGGGCTCCACCGCCTATGCCATGGCGGCGGGCGGGCCGATCCTCCACCCCGGGCTGGACGCCATTCTGGTGTCACCCATCTGTCCGATGAGCCTGTCGAGTCGCCCTCTGGTGGTCCCGCCGAGGGCGCGGCTGGTGGTGTGGGCGCTCGGCGATCCCCGCCGCCGGGTGAAGCTCTGGACCGATGGCGCGGGAGCCAGCGTCTTTGATCCCGGTGACCGATGCGTCGTTGAGCGTGCTCCCTGCGATGCCCGTTTCGTGGTCCTGGAGCAGCGCCCCTCCTACTACCGCGTTCTGCGGCGCAAGCTGCACTGGGCGGGGAGCCTGGCCTTCGGAGAACACGCCCACAACTGATCACCGTCATGGCCGTTGAGATCGAACGCCGCTTTCTGGTCCGCTCCG
It encodes the following:
- a CDS encoding citrate synthase, producing MADPQSTATGPAAPGTVPFRPGLEGVPATQSAICDIDGLRGCLSYRGYPLEDLAAHSSFLETTYLLIWGELPTPDQLRHFEHEVQMHRRVSFRVRDMMKCFPSGGHPMDALQSSAASLGLFYSRRAIDDPQYIYGAVVRLLAKIPTMVAAFQLIRKGQDPIQPRDDLAYSANFLYMLTEREPDPLAAHILDVCLILHAEHSLNASTFSARVTASTLTDPYAVVASAVGTLAGPLHGGANEDVLSMLEAIGTPDRAEAFLDEAIAQKRKVMGFGHREYKVKDPRAVILQGLAERLFDEFGADEMYDVARRLEEVAAVRLGPKGIYPNVDFYSGLVYRKLGIPRDLFTPLFAIARVAGWLAHWREQLGANRIYRPTQIYTGRSGRHWRPLHDRSAAAAT
- the nuoH gene encoding NADH-quinone oxidoreductase subunit NuoH: MSPGLDLELGFTEVLQGLGLSPGAAHLLWLPLPMLLVLVAAVVGVLVTVWLERKISAAVQQRIGPEYAGALGVLQPLADGLKLLTKEDVIPARADSLLFTLGPVLVVIPVILSWLVVPFGQNLLISNVGLGIFLWIALSSIQPIGLLMSGYASNNKYSLLGGLRAAAQSISYEIPLALSVLAVVMMSNSLSTVDIVEQQTGAGILSWNIWRQPVGFLIFWICALAECERLPFDLPEAEEELVAGYQTEYAGMKFALFYLGSYINLVLSALLVVVLFLGGWGFPVPVEWLASLLGQSVDAPLVQVITGSVGIVMTVLKAYLLVFLAILLRWTVPRVRIDQLLDLGWKFLLPISLVNLLVTAALKLAFPAVFGG
- the ndhI gene encoding NAD(P)H-quinone oxidoreductase subunit I, yielding MFGFLKQVGDYTRDAVDAAKGITQGLAVTFDHLQRRPVTVQYPYEKLIPSERYRGRIHYEFDKCIACEVCVRVCPINLPVVDWVMNKETKKKELRNYSIDFGVCIFCGNCVEYCPTNCLSMTEEYELAAFDRHSLNYDNVALGRLPTSVTTDPSVQPLRELAYLPKGEMDPHGVAADRPRAGRLPSEVLAESEAAASGSAGSGSAGESPSDSAAREDGAA
- a CDS encoding NADH-quinone oxidoreductase subunit J translates to MSIATTTQTVCFLALSAALVLGALGVVLLPSIVYSAFLLGGVFLSVAGLYLLLNASFVAAAQVLVYVGAVNVLILFAIMLVNKREPMPDVSGLIVRRLLSGGVCAGLFLLLLRVAVTTPWVTPGPVPVGEEATLRIGEHLFTDYLLPFELASVLLLMAMIGAIVLARRDVFSEDVITGQPADQGLIEKERTPLLVDRSGV
- the nuoK gene encoding NADH-quinone oxidoreductase subunit NuoK, whose amino-acid sequence is MSLATSLQSYLVLAAVLFCIGVWGLINSRNAVRVLMSIELMLNAVNINLMAFSNFLDGDLIRGQVFAIFVITVAAAEAAVGLAILLSLYRNRQTVDMERFNLLRW
- a CDS encoding NAD(+) kinase, encoding MRLDHVWLIHRDGSRAAQHQARASAEALRSLGAHVVLAMAGASTNPYPGLLACEGSRPDLAVVFGGDGSVLGAARHLAPLRIPILAFNVGGHLGFLAHDRTMLRDDPSAEGEGEGSTLWERLLQDRYAVERRMMLQATVEGGDGPHLALNDLYLRAYLENTSPTCELELEIDGEVVDHYRGDGLIMASPTGSTAYAMAAGGPILHPGLDAILVSPICPMSLSSRPLVVPPRARLVVWALGDPRRRVKLWTDGAGASVFDPGDRCVVERAPCDARFVVLEQRPSYYRVLRRKLHWAGSLAFGEHAHN